A stretch of Triticum aestivum cultivar Chinese Spring chromosome 1D, IWGSC CS RefSeq v2.1, whole genome shotgun sequence DNA encodes these proteins:
- the LOC123180075 gene encoding protein trichome birefringence-like 10, translated as MPKCTPQSTRFAFPKIKTQTNPNSIRLPLASRPRLINFSLPAFLLGLFSPCFAGEGMVGSPTKRRAMRRPLEKAGVVGLAVVATATAALLLLLLVCTASLRYNAAVNYALAAPRKLWSGGVSIAADASPSPSPERGAAAMAAEAEECDLFDGSWVWDDSYPLYDSKDCPFLDGGFRCSENGRPDTSYVKWRWQPSRCDLPRFDAKFMLEKLRNRRVVFVGDSIGRNQWESLLCMLSSVVPNKKSIYEINGSPITKHTGFLIFKFSDYNCTVEYYRSPFIVLHGRAPDGASKVVKYTIKVDAMDWMSDRGKWSNADILIFNTGHWWNYEKTIRGGAYFQEGGKVKMKMTVIDAYQKSIQTLFNWVHKKVNTSKTQVIFRTYAPVHFRGGDWNSGGSCHLETLPDATPFKSLEQWADKLEPVHNVLGSSTRPKLPGLAILNVTQMTAQRKDGHLSVYISPSGPVPLRRQDCSHWCLPGVPDTWNELVYAIFMKRQTMMDQNVSLGASRTLNTS; from the exons ATGCCCAAGTGCACTCCACAGTCCACACGCTTCGCTTTCCCCAAAATCAAAACCCAGACAAACCCAAATTCTATTCGCTTGCCGCTCGCCTCTCGTCCTCGTCTCATAAACTTCAGCCTTCCTGCTTTTCTTCTTGGTCTCTTCTCGCCTTGCTTCGCGGGGGAGGGGATGGTGGGTTCGCCGACGAAGCGGCGGGCGATGAGGAGGCCGCTGGAGAAGGCCGGGGTGGTGGggctcgccgtcgtggccacggcgaccgccgcgctgctgctgctgctgctcgtctGCACCGCGTCGCTCCGCTACAACGCCGCCGTCAACTACGCGCTCGCGGCGCCCAGGAAGCTCTGGAGCGGCGGGGTCTCCATCGCGGCCGAcgcgtcaccgtcgccgtcgccggagaggggtgcggcggcgatggcggcagaGGCGGAGGAGTGCGACCTGTTCGACGGGAGCTGGGTGTGGGACGACAGCTACCCGCTCTACGACTCCAAGGACTGCCCCTTCTTGGACGGCGGGTTCCGGTGCTCCGAGAAcggccggccggacacgtcctATGTCAAATGGCGGTGGCAGCCGTCGCGCTGCGATCTTCCCAG ATTTGATGCCAAATTCATGCTCGAGAAGCTACGGAATAGAAGAGTAGTATTCGTTGGTGATTCAATTGGAAGAAACCAATGGGAGTCTCTGCTTTGTATGCTCTCTAGTGTTGTTCCCAACAAGAAGTCCATCTATGAAATTAATGGAAGTCCCATCACAAAGCACACGGGTTTCTTGATTTTCAAGTTTAGCGACTACAATTGCACTGTGGAGTATTACAGATCTCCTTTTATAGTCCTTCATGGCCGTGCACCAGATGGAGCCTCTAAGGTTGTTAAGTACACAATTAAGGTGGATGCCATGGATTGGATGTCAGACCGTGGTAAGTGGAGCAATGCTGATATTTTGATCTTTAACACAGGGCATTGGTGGAACTACGAGAAAACAATTAGAGG GGGTGCCTATTTTCAAGAAGGCGGtaaggtgaagatgaagatgactgtTATTGATGCGTACCAAAAATCAATACAAACACTATTCAATTGGGTTCACAAAAAAGTTAACACAAGCAAGACCCAGGTCATCTTCCGTACTTATGCTCCTGTGCACTTCAG AGGTGGCGACTGGAATAGTGGAGGGAGTTGCCACTTGGAAACTCTTCCTGATGCGACACCGTTTAAATCGCTGGAGCAATGGGCTGACAAGCTTGAGCCTGTCCATAATGTTCTTGGGAGCAGCACAAGACCCAAGCTGCCTGGGTTAGCTATACTGAACGTGACACAAATGACAGCGCAGCGAAAAGATGGTCACCTGTCAGTTTACATCAGCCCTTCGGGGCCTGTCCCCCTGCGCAGACAGGATTGCAGCCATTGGTGCTTGCCTGGAGTTCCTGATACCTGGAACGAGCTTGTGTACGCCATCTTCATGAAAAGGCAAACAATGATGGACCAAAATGTTTCTCTTGGTGCTTCAAGAACGTTGAACACAAGCTGA